Below is a window of Quercus robur chromosome 6, dhQueRobu3.1, whole genome shotgun sequence DNA.
TCATTTATGAGTACGCATCAGTGGTTGACTTGAAAGCAACTGGGGTTTCCTAGAACCAAAGCAAATGCCAAAAAGTACATTATGACTCatttatataatctataaaaaaTTCGTTACCTAGCGCAATACTTTATGTAATTGGAGTTGATCACACTCAAAATGGTTTGGTATGCTGTTTCCTGATATTTCTTATGATTAATAGCAGATGCATTAAAATGTGTTCCTTAGGTGGAGAGTATTCATCAGTACATTGAATCCATGAAAGCAGCTTATCTTGCTGACCAGCGCCGTCGAGGGGATGGGAATGATCCGTTCCTTGAGGCTGATCGGCGTGAAACAGCAAGACAAGAAGCTGCTGCTAAAAGGGTACATCCAACTTTGAATTTGCCTGCAAATTCACAACCATCGACACAAGTTGCAGGGTTGCTTACAAACTCAGGAACTCAGGGGACATCATCAACTGCACAACAGACATCTGCAGCCACAACATTTGCTTCTTCTGGGAGTGGGTTGTCACTTTTCGGTACACCTGCTTCTGCCCCTTCTTCTGTGCCATCTTCTCTGTTTGCAACACCAAGCACTTCTGCTCCGGTATCCTCTCTATTTGGAGCATCTGGTGCTACACCACAGTCATCACTTTTTGGATCCTCATCAGCTTCTTTGTTTGGGTCTGCTTCAACTCCCTCATTGTTTGGGACTGCTGTTCCATCCTTTGGTTCAACTCCTCCTCCTGGAGGTTCACTATTTTCAACACCATTTGCTTCAGGTATCCTCCCTTTTTTAGTTCTACAAAAGAATGGTCACACTGTAAATTTAGTTTTGGGCTGAGAGGTTGTGacattatgtttttatttatttatttttataattttacttgctcattttttttcttgttctctacaATTTTGTGACTCCAATCATTTTTGTACATGGGCTTGGCCTACTTTATAATATGAGCCCCTTTGTGACATATTGAATGCTCCCATAAATACTTAAGTATAGTTGAGCATTTGAAGCTGTAACTTTTGACCTGGGACTTAGAGAATGATGAAACTTAGGGTTGTTCATCTGTAGTTGTAGTAGGATTTTAGAGAGATTTTCTCAGCACACTGATCTCATCAGTTTCCTAAACTGCCAAACTGTGTAGAGGTTTGGAAAGTGACACTTTGGGTAGTGGTTTCTGTTGGGGGAAAAGGggggtttggggggggggggggggacataTTTACACAGTTGGCAGTGGGGATGTATATTTCGGTGGTGGTTGGTATTGATTGGTGGCTGCATGTGGAGGTTTGTCTTGACAGCTCATTACATGGGATCAGGCTTGGGTTGTTGGCAGTGTGGCATGGTATATTGAGGCGGGGTTGAGCAATTTGGCTAGAGTAGGGCTTTATAATTGGTGTCCACAAGGCCAATCTGAGTGGGGCGAAGGTGCAACGGTGTTGGAGAGGGGTGAGAAGAAACCCGGGGGTGGGGATTTTATGAGAAAATGGGGAGGGTCAATCGTTTTAGGTGGTATTTAAAACCTTCTGCTGATCACCACACTAACCTTGTTGGTTTTGAAGATTTTGGTACAGACCACTGTCACTAACTTTGTTGGAGCCTCTGTGGACGGTCAGTTTGGCTCAGCTTGGTTGTTGCTTGGAGCTTCAAAGTTTGAACAGCCCCTGATAGTGGATTATTGTAGCGATAGAAAGTTTagtttaaagaagaaaaaaagtccATATTATTTCTGATTATTCtgtctttattttattgaatagatCAAATTCTGAATCCATTTATTTTCCCAGTACGTAATCAGATTAGAATATttagcataataataatatggaaattgattaaattttattataatattctaTGAAAAAAATGGGTTTCATTAAATGTAGTTCTGAATAATGCTATAACTTTTTCATCACGGAATCAGCCTTTGATGGTACTTGTTGAACTCAATTTATGTTGGATTACCagaaaaaaggaagataaaTCTTGATGATTTGCAACTAATTTACAGATCAtaactttaattttgttagtgATTTGAACTTTTGCATTTACATTTTttgatttgttgatttttttttttttttttttatataaaaaaactagGCTCTTATGTAATATTATTTGCTTAATAAATTTTCCTACTTCCCAGGTGCTGCAACAGGCTCTGGGGCTAGCTTTGGGGCTGCGACGGTGAGCAGATTTTCTCACTTTTGACTTTGTGTACAAGTTTATTCAATCTTGTACTTTCTTGCTTAAAGAACCATAGGAACACTAGTCCTTAATAAAAttgccatttttctttttggttggtaTAAATTGATCATTCAACGTGGCAAGAAGAGTAATAAACACAATTATCTTTGCTGCAGAGCTCCTTCCATTCATCATCTGCTATACTTTTATATGATTTCCTTACAAGTTACATGGTATGCATCTgtatataactatttttttcccatatatCTATTGTCTTTTGCAGAAATCATCAAAGACAAAATCTCGAACTAATCGACGGTAGCCACAGTGGCTTTGGGTTATGAAATCTGGAGGAAACCTCTTGTATTTCTGAAGATATTAGCATATTTTTATGTTCAGAAGCCTTTTCTTAGCTCTCCACTTTTCGTAAATGTGGTTTATTATGCTGTGGAGTTTGTGTTTCTACAAAGATTTCTCACTCAGTTGAGGATCGCATATTGAATGCTTCTGTATCATGACATCCCAATGCTGTGCTAATCCCTTGTGTTTCTAATATTGTCAGTGAGATGCTGGGAGATCCATGTTACTGTAACATTGTAGGGTACAATCTTAGATAAAATGTCTGGATGTGGACTCTCATGAAAAAGATGTAGTTCATTTGTTGAGATATTAGAATGTGTCGAATAAACTATTCATCTGTTGTCTTGCTTTGACTTTGCTGGATGAGTCCTGTCAATGCCAATCATGTACTTTAAACAGTTTCAGTTGATAGAACCTCTATTTGACATGTATTCAACACTCACAACTTgtgtatttcattttttttttttttttttttgttattatatgtTATTTGATTAAATGTTTTGGAGTGATAGAACAGATGGTACACAATTGGTCTGAATCCCAGAATTGAAAGATATATGCTTTAGCCACTGATAGTCTTGCTTGCTTGTATAAATCGTGGTCAGATGGTTTAATAAGTTCAATTCTGGGTGGTGCTCCAGTTGAAATAGGGTTTCTCAGAATAATATGGAAGTATTTATTTCAATGGAAAAATACTGACTGTATTTGCTAAGGCCTGGAATATTTTTCTGAAGAATGCGATATATATAGAGTTTCCTTACTGTGTTTATGAGGTGACAAATCTTAccattttgggaaaattaacccgTACAAGAACTTTGAAGAAGGTCCAGACATTTTTGGACTGAAATATTGTAAGTGAAGGAAAATGTATTGCTTCGAGGTTTATGAATATGCCGatttatttacccaaaaaaagaaaagaaaagagaatatgACAACTCGTTAATATATTGTCAGGTTTCCAAGACTGAAATATTGTtacaaaaaaagattttgaagtTCCGCTTTCTTCTCGTGCAAAACTTGGCTGGAGGGCACAGATATTGGACACTTATGGCTCAAGAATTTTGTAGAACACAGAACTGTTAGTCGTGTTGCCTGATCAACCATGTCTAAGCCAAGCCTGAATTGAACACCTTGGAGTGAAGGTGAAATTAAAACCCGTCTGAAGGCATGGTCATATGGTTGGTTGGGCTGCAGGTATATTTGCTATTGCTTTGTTTCCCAGTTTGTATATCCTATGTAGAATAAACCCTCGCATCAAATTCATCTGTTTCTGATCTCATCATGTTTGGTCGTAGCCTCTTTAGTTCGTCTTGGGCTTTTTCAACCTTGGGGTGTATTTGGTCGCCGGAGGCAAATACGTGAATATTATTCTCGGCCTCAAACCAGCTTAGTCCAGGATCCTTTTCCAACATCAATCCCCTTATCTTCTGTCTCATTTCTGCAACATCATCCCATCTCCCTGCAGCAGCATAAAGATTTGAAAGCAAGATATGGGTAGCACTGTCTTCAGCATCCAACCTTAGAACTTGCTCTGCTGCACGAACTCCTACTCTCAAATTTCCTCTGATTACACATGAGCTTAGCAAAATTCTCCATAGCTCAAGTTTATCTTCGCTAAAAGGTGATTCGATTATCATTTCCTCTGCCTCATCCAATAATCCAGCTCGACTTAGCAAGCTTACCATGCAAGAGTAGTGTTTAGGCCCAGGTGATAAACCATTTTCCTTCATATAATTCCACAAGAACTTTCCCTTTTCTACTAATCCACTGTAGTTACAAGCAGAGAGTACAGACAAAAATGTTATTTGATTTGGTCTTAGACCGGAATTTATTATCTCTTCGAAGAGCTGCAATGCCTCCATCACCATTCCATGATGACCGTATCCTCCGAGCATTGAGTTCCAGCACTTTAAATCAGGGTTTGAAACTTGGGAAAATATTAATTGAGCTGAGTGAAGGTCACCATTTTTTACATACATATCTATCAAACTCCCAGTGACGGACATTTCAGCATCATATCCCCTTTTTACCACCTGAGAATGAATCATTTCCCCGGGTTTCAATATTACAAGGTCAGCGCATGCACTCAACGCTCCACTGAGAGCAAAACTATCAATCTTATGGCCTTCCCTACACATTCCATTGAAGAATTTAATTGCACTCTCCCCATCAGTCATTCTAGTATGGCCTAAGATCATTTCAGTCCAGAGAACAATATCCTTCTCTGAAATCAAATTAAAGATCTTCTTGGCAGATTCAGCTTCAGCATTTTTGAAATACATGGACACTAGTGTACTTCCTACAAAGACACTCCTCTCAAATCCTGCTTTTGTAACTTGGGCATGGAGAGGTTTCCCATAATTAGAGGCAAGGAATGCACAAGTCGCAGATATGATGGCTGCATAAGTATACTCATCTGGTTTAAGAAGAGACATACCTTGCAACTGGACAAATAGAGCCATGGCTTCCTCTCCTTCCTCATTCTCTGAATACCCAGAAATCATTGAGTTCCATGAAACTAAATCTGGATTTTCAATTCTACAAAAAACACTAAATGCTATCTGGGTATCACCACAACTACAATACATGTCAAGCAGGGCATTTTGCAAAGGCAAATCAGCAAGCGCATCTGAAACAATAACTTGGGCATGGATAAGTTGCCCAGATTGAAAATCTCCCAATCTGCTGCACGCATTTAAAACCATTGAATACGTAAACTCGGTTGGAATAACACCTGTCCTTACCATCCTACCAAAGACATCAAGCCCTTCCTTGAGCTTATCATTCTTGAAATTCCCAAGTATTATAGAATTCCAAGCCATGACATCTTTATCATCTATAGACTCAAAAACTCTTTTTGCAGATTCCAAATCCCCACAATTTGAGTACATCCCAAGTAAAGAGGTTTGAACACAAACATCATTCAAGAAcccaaatttcacaacttgGGCATGAAGCAAAGAACCAACCAACCAATCCCCATACAAAGAGGACGCTTGTAGCAAGCTGGTGAAAGTAGAACCATTTGGCCTCAAGTATTCAATTCCCATTTGAGCAAGCAATTCAAAGGCCAAGATTGCATGGTCCGGGACTCGAGAATATGCTGTAATAAGCGCATTGAAGGAAACAAGATTTCTCTGAGGCATTTTGTCGAACACCAAGTGGGAATCGCGGAGGGAGCCAGAGCGTGCATACATTGAGAGGAGATTGTTGTTCAGATAGGGAGTTCGTGCATTGACAGTTGTGGTAGTTAGGAGGAGAGCGTGAAGTTGGCGCGCTTTTCTCAGTGAGGTTATAGTGGTGCATTTTTGTATAAGGCTTGCCAAGCAAGATGTCTCATGCAATGGTGGCATATAAAGGTTAGTACTTACTACTTTGTAACACTTCACTTCTTACTTCTAAGTTCTTCTTACCTTCAAAAACTGCAGagaatttgtatttattttgagtAGGCGCGTGCGTAACTATCATTTACTATATtgtttatacattaaaaaaaaaaatcagttataTTTATGGAAATTTAGATTTTAAGcctatattcttaaaaataacaaattaaatctcattaaaccttaaaaaaaacaaattaaacttcATACCATTTAAATGAATCAgaatcatatttaaaatttaagaaccaCCGCACACTCTTGGTgcgatagtcactccacaagtataagtgcttgtggaatGTGAGGAGTAAGGATCGGGGTTCAAGTTTTTAAGAAAgcttcacatatatatatatacttagattagactaaagtataatttctatcttgtattaaaaaaaaaatttatcttaattttttttttgagaaacaaaatttaacataaattgagtagaatttaatttttttattgataagcaaattagaatttaatttgacattgttactttttataCTTTCTAtagaatttataatatatatatatatatatatatatatattattttatgatttaatttattattatttttgatagagtttaattatatgatttaaatagaattttaaaccatatatttatatttcagTGCtccttatcaaattttttttttccttttgaaatagagagatgctatgtctacaacatttttacaacaaatcacaagtagttaattgttattggttcaaatttcaaactaacgctaagattacttttttgccccaacatatcatttctctttgaaaTAAATTGATGCTGGGGAATGAATAATTGAAGTGaagtttggttttttatttttaataattattttgaaatcaaaGACATAAATGAGTAAAATACTATAAAagagttctcaaaaaaaaaaaaaaaaaaaaaaacctataaaagaTGCCATTTCTTGAAAGCTGAAATCTTAAACCAAAGAattgcaaataaaataaactaataataataa
It encodes the following:
- the LOC126732661 gene encoding pentatricopeptide repeat-containing protein At3g50420; the encoded protein is MPPLHETSCLASLIQKCTTITSLRKARQLHALLLTTTTVNARTPYLNNNLLSMYARSGSLRDSHLVFDKMPQRNLVSFNALITAYSRVPDHAILAFELLAQMGIEYLRPNGSTFTSLLQASSLYGDWLVGSLLHAQVVKFGFLNDVCVQTSLLGMYSNCGDLESAKRVFESIDDKDVMAWNSIILGNFKNDKLKEGLDVFGRMVRTGVIPTEFTYSMVLNACSRLGDFQSGQLIHAQVIVSDALADLPLQNALLDMYCSCGDTQIAFSVFCRIENPDLVSWNSMISGYSENEEGEEAMALFVQLQGMSLLKPDEYTYAAIISATCAFLASNYGKPLHAQVTKAGFERSVFVGSTLVSMYFKNAEAESAKKIFNLISEKDIVLWTEMILGHTRMTDGESAIKFFNGMCREGHKIDSFALSGALSACADLVILKPGEMIHSQVVKRGYDAEMSVTGSLIDMYVKNGDLHSAQLIFSQVSNPDLKCWNSMLGGYGHHGMVMEALQLFEEIINSGLRPNQITFLSVLSACNYSGLVEKGKFLWNYMKENGLSPGPKHYSCMVSLLSRAGLLDEAEEMIIESPFSEDKLELWRILLSSCVIRGNLRVGVRAAEQVLRLDAEDSATHILLSNLYAAAGRWDDVAEMRQKIRGLMLEKDPGLSWFEAENNIHVFASGDQIHPKVEKAQDELKRLRPNMMRSETDEFDARVYST